One window from the genome of Salvia splendens isolate huo1 chromosome 9, SspV2, whole genome shotgun sequence encodes:
- the LOC121748378 gene encoding glutamine--tRNA ligase, cytoplasmic-like, with translation MVGKNATESGGDETLDLFLKIGLDERTAKNTVANNKVTANLTAVIHEAAVIDGCDRTVGNLLYSVATKFPTNALVHRPTLLKYITSLKIKIPAQLEAAFLFLTTIASDNLKIDDFEAACGVGVEVSEEDIEKSVDEIFEENKAVILEQRYRTNVGELFAHVRKKQPWADPKVVKKIIDTNLYSLLGERTAADNEKPVKKKKEKPVKAEEKSVLVETAPEKPTEEEINPFLIFPSPDQNFKVHTEIYFSDRPVLRACNSKEILDKHLKVTGGKVHTRFPPEPNGYLHIGHAKAMFVDFGLAKERGGGCYLRFDDTNPEAEKKEYIDHIEEIVGWMGWEPFKITYTSDYFQELYELAVELIRRGHAYVDHQTPDEIKEYREKKMNSPWRDRPIEESLKLFDDMKKGLLEEGKATLRMKQDMQSDNFNMYDLIAYRIKFTPHPHAGDKWCIYPSYDYAHCIVDSLENITHSLCTLEFETRRASYYWLLDALGLYQPYVWEYSRLNITNTVMSKRKLNRLVTEKWVDGWDDPRLMTLAGLRRRGVTSTSINAFVRGIGITRSDNSLIRLNRLEYHIREELNKTAPRAMVVLNPLKVVITNMDAAVMDLDAKKWPDAPADDASSFYKVPFSKVVYIEQSDFRLKDSKDYYGLAPGKSVLLRYAFPIKCTEVILGDDNETVHEIRAEYDPSKKSKPKGVLHWVSESSPGANPLKVEVRLFDKLFNSENPAELDDWLSDLNPHSKVVIADAYTVPSIKNAAVGDSFQFERLGYFVVDPDSSPEKLVFNRTVTLRDSYGKQGK, from the exons ATGGTGGGGAAGAACGCAACTGAAAGCGGCGGCGACGAGACACTGGATTTGTTTCTGAAGATTGGGCTGGATGAAAGGACGGCGAAGAACACCGTCGCCAACAATAAGGTCACGGCCAATCTCACCGCCGTCATTCATGAG GCAGCTGTGATTGATGGATGTGATCGGACAGTTGGGAATCTACTTTATTCA GTTGCTACGAAGTTTCCAACAAATGCTCTTGTACATCGGCCTACATTGCTTAAATATATTACGTCATTAAAG ATTAAAATTCCCGCCCAGTTAGAAGCTGCCTTTTTATTTCTCACTACTATTGCTTCTGACAACTTGAAGATTGATGACTTTGAAGCTGCTTGTGGTGTTG GAGTTGAGGTTTCTGAGGAAGATATTGAAAAATCTGTGGATGAGATTTTTGAAGAGAATAAAGCTGTTATTTTGGAGCAGCGGTACCGAACAAATG TTGGTGAACTATTTGCTCACGTGAGAAAGAAACAGCCATGGGCAGATCCAAAGGTTGTCAAG AAAATCATTGATACCAATTTATATTCCCTGCTTGGGGAAAGGACAGCCGCAGACAATGAGAAGCccgtaaaaaagaaaaaagagaagcCTGTTAAAGCAGAG GAAAAATCAGTTCTTGTTGAGACAGCTCCAGAAAAACCAACTGAAGAAGAAATCAATCCATTTTTAATATTTCCTTCACCTGATCAGAACTTTAAG GTACATACTGAAATATATTTCAGCGATCGTCCGGTGCTTAGAGCTTGCAATTCAAAGGAAATTTTAGACAAACATTTGAAGGTCACAGGTGGAAAAGTACACACACGCTTTCCTCCTGAGCCAAATGGGTATCTACATATAGGTCATGCCAAG GCTATGTTTGTGGACTTTGGCCTGGCTAAGGAGCGAGGTGGAGGCTGCTACCTCAG ATTTGATGACACGAATCcagaagctgagaaaaaagaaTATATTGATCACATTGAAGAGATTGTGGGATGGATGGGCTGGGAACCCTTTAAG ATCACCTACACCAGTGATTATTTCCAAGAGCTCTACGAACTAGCAGTGGAGCTGATACGTCGTGGCCATGCTTATGTTGATCATCAG ACACCTGATGAGATAAAAGAGTACAGGGAAAAAAAGATGAACAGTCCTTGGAGGGATAGACCAATTGAAGAATCTCTGAAGTTGTTTGATGACATGAAGAAGGGGTTGCTTGAGGAAGGAAAAGCAACATTAAGAATGAAACAGGACATGCAGAGTGATAATTTCAATATGTATGATCTAATTGCTTATCGTATCAAG TTCACCCCTCATCCCCACGCAGGAGATAAATGGTGCATATATCCAAGTTATGATTACGCTCATTGCATTGTTGATTCTCTTGAAAACATAACACATTCG CTGTGCACACTTGAGTTTGAGACACGGCGTGCCTCATACTACTGGTTATTGGACGCACTGGGTCTCTACCAACCATATGTGTGGGAATATTCTCGATTGAATATTACCAATACAGTGATGTCAAAGCGTAAG TTAAATCGACTTGTGACAGAAAAGTGGGTCGATGGTTGGGATGATCCTCGCCTTATGACTCTGGCTGGATTGAGACGTAGAGGCGTAACTTCAACTTCAATAAATGCTTTTGTTCGAGGAATTGGGATTACAAGAAG TGATAATAGTTTAATACGTCTGAACCGCCTAGAGTACCATATAAGGGAAGAACTGAACAAAACAGCACCTCGGGCCATGGTTGTGCTAAACCCATTGAAG GTTGTAATTACAAACATGGATGCTGCAGTCATGGATCTTGATGCCAAGAAATGGCCAGATGCTCCTGCAGATGATGCATCTTCTTTTTATAAG GTCCCTTTCTCTAAGGTTGTTTACATTGAACAATCTGATTTTCGTTTGAAAGATTCTAAAGATTACTATGGACTTGCTCCTGGGAAATCTGTCCTCCTTAG GTATGCATTTCCTATTAAGTGCACAGAAGTGATTTTAGGCGATGATAATGAGACCGTGCATGAAATTCGTGCTGAGTACGATCCATCTAAGAAAAGCAAACCAAAG GGTGTTCTGCACTGGGTTTCAGAATCTTCACCTGGAGCTAATCCTCTTAAGGTGGAAGTTAGATTGTTTGACAAACTATTTAATTCTGAG AATCCTGCCGAACTTGATGACTGGCTTAGCGATTTAAACCCACACTCGAAAGTAGTTATAGCAGATGCATACACTGTGCCTTCTATCAAGAATGCTGCTGTTGGAGACAGTTTTCAGTTTGAAAGACTAG GCTACTTTGTTGTTGACCCGGATTCTTCTCCTGAGAAGCTCGTGTTTAACCGCACTGTAACATTGCGAGACAGTTATGGTAAGCAGGGGAAGTGA
- the LOC121748379 gene encoding transcription factor MYB62-like has protein sequence MMMSSSSSSSKGKIPKSNSKLDEDGSEMRRGPWTLEEDNLLIQHITSHGEGQWNSLSKSAGLKRTGKSCRLRWLNYLKPDIKRGNLSPHEQLLILELHSRWGNRWSKIAQHLPGRTDNEIKNYWRTRVQKQARQLKIDSNSKNFLEAVRLYWMPRLLEKMEQNAKSSSSETPNLAISAAAAPPSPIQISHPAPPNSEMEIEEISRLLSSPESFDEDGGYVTAYGVGESECHAADVDWFGEDIGINSFWNSDELWQFRRLD, from the exons atgatgatgagtagtagtagtagtagtagtaaaggTAAAATCCCAAAAAGTAATAGCAAATTAGATGAAGATGGAAGTGAGATGAGAAGAGGGCCATGGACATTAGAGGAAGACAATCTACTCATTCAACACATCACCTCTCATGGCGAAGGCCAATGGAATTCCTTATCCAAATCTGCAG GGCTTAAACGAACAGGGAAAAGCTGTCGATTAAGATGGCTTAATTATCTGAAACCAGACATCAAAAGAGGAAACCTTAGCCCCCACGAACAACTCTTGATCCTCGAACTTCATTCCAGATGGGGAAATAG GTGGTCGAAAATAGCACAGCACTTGCCGGGAAGGACCGACAACGAAATAAAGAACTATTGGAGGACGAGAGTGCAAAAGCAAGCCCGGCAGCTGAAGATCGATTCCAACAGCAAGAACTTTCTAGAAGCCGTCCGACTCTACTGGATGCCCAGATTGCTCGAGAAAATGGAACAGAACGCCAAGTCATCATCCtcggaaactccgaatctcgccATCTCCGCCGCCGCAGCGCCGCCTTCCCCGATTCAAATAAGCCACCCCGCGCCGCCTAATTCAGAGatggaaattgaagaaatttcaAGGCTTTTGAGCTCGCCTGAATCGTTTGATGAGGATGGCGGGTACGTTACAGCGTACGGAGTGGGGGAATCGGAATGCCACGCGGCGGATGTTGATTGGTTCGGGGAGGATATTGGAATTAACTCTTTTTGGAATAGTGATGAGTTGTGGCAGTTTAGGAGATTAGattga